In the Flavobacteriales bacterium genome, one interval contains:
- a CDS encoding rRNA pseudouridine synthase: MAKQIKKSVDKSANKGRGSNASKGKHGTSESSSRNSDFKKSGPKPNNKSFKKRITKKAVKSTKPGMRLNQFIAHSGISSRREADDLIKAGLVEVNGKIVIEMGFRVLETDVVKFNNESISSETKRYLLLNKPKDFLTLTDDPRKKNVFELIAKACKERIYPVGRLDKQTSGLLLFTNDGELSKKLTNPRKRVKKIFHVTLDKNLKSSDMQKIVEGVMVDGYKVDIEAISYIQNSPKKEVGVEIHIGKNSTLKNVFDKIGYKIVKLDRVYFAGLTKKDISRGRYRFLSEKEISMLKMI; this comes from the coding sequence ATGGCAAAGCAAATAAAAAAAAGTGTTGATAAGTCAGCGAATAAAGGAAGGGGCTCAAACGCTTCAAAAGGAAAACACGGTACGTCGGAGTCTTCTTCTCGAAATAGTGATTTTAAAAAGTCAGGACCAAAACCAAATAACAAGTCTTTCAAAAAGAGAATAACAAAAAAAGCCGTTAAAAGCACAAAACCAGGTATGCGATTAAATCAATTCATTGCTCATTCGGGCATAAGCTCAAGACGTGAAGCAGACGATTTGATAAAAGCTGGTTTAGTTGAAGTTAATGGCAAGATTGTGATAGAGATGGGCTTTAGAGTGTTGGAGACCGATGTCGTAAAATTCAATAACGAAAGCATTAGCTCAGAAACTAAACGCTACTTATTACTCAACAAACCGAAAGATTTTTTAACGCTAACAGACGACCCAAGGAAAAAAAATGTGTTTGAGTTAATTGCAAAGGCATGTAAAGAACGAATTTATCCTGTTGGAAGGCTAGACAAACAAACATCTGGGCTACTACTATTTACCAACGATGGTGAGCTTTCTAAAAAACTCACTAACCCTAGAAAACGTGTGAAGAAAATTTTTCATGTCACTTTAGATAAAAACTTAAAATCATCGGACATGCAAAAAATTGTTGAAGGCGTAATGGTTGATGGCTATAAAGTCGATATTGAGGCTATTTCATATATTCAAAACTCACCAAAAAAAGAAGTTGGTGTAGAAATACATATTGGTAAAAATAGCACCCTCAAAAATGTCTTTGATAAAATTGGATATAAAATTGTAAAATTAGACAGAGTTTATTTTGCTGGACTAACCAAAAAAGATATCTCTAGAGGTCGCTACAGGTTTTTATCAGAAAAAGAAATATCAATGTTAAAGATGATTTAA
- a CDS encoding LD-carboxypeptidase, with product MTLKEGYIKTVQNLKKGDKIGIISTARKINNEELKFAVQLIEKWGLVPVLGQNIYSSDNQYAGNDSQRIEDMQSMLDNSEIKAILCARGGYGSVRIIDRLDFSAFKNRPKWIAGFSDVTVIHSHISNFNVPTLHSTMPINFKSNTAASVDSLKKALFGEDIDIKCVSHPLNKNGKGSGQIVGGNLSILYSLIGSASDIDTEGKILFIEDLDEYLYHIDRMMMSLKRSGKLSFLKGLVVGGMTKMNDNIIPFGKTAEQIILDAVSEYDYPVCFDFPSGHIDNNLALKLGAYVRLDVGKDTLLHYE from the coding sequence ATGACGCTTAAAGAAGGATATATAAAGACTGTTCAAAACCTTAAGAAAGGGGATAAAATAGGCATTATTTCAACGGCTAGAAAAATCAATAATGAAGAACTAAAATTTGCTGTGCAGCTAATTGAAAAATGGGGTCTAGTGCCCGTGTTGGGTCAAAATATTTACAGTAGCGACAACCAATATGCTGGAAATGATAGTCAGCGTATTGAGGATATGCAATCTATGCTCGACAATTCGGAAATTAAAGCTATTCTGTGTGCGAGAGGAGGATATGGAAGTGTAAGAATAATAGACCGTTTAGATTTTTCTGCTTTTAAAAATCGACCGAAATGGATAGCCGGTTTTAGCGATGTAACAGTCATTCACTCTCATATAAGTAATTTTAACGTTCCGACCTTGCACAGTACAATGCCAATTAACTTTAAATCTAATACGGCAGCATCTGTCGATAGCCTAAAAAAAGCGCTTTTTGGCGAAGACATAGATATAAAATGTGTTAGTCATCCACTCAATAAAAATGGTAAAGGTAGTGGTCAAATTGTAGGAGGAAACCTCTCTATTCTTTACAGTTTAATTGGATCAGCGTCTGACATAGACACAGAAGGTAAAATTCTATTTATTGAAGATTTGGACGAATATCTGTATCACATTGATAGAATGATGATGAGCTTGAAAAGAAGTGGCAAACTCAGCTTTTTAAAAGGTTTAGTTGTTGGTGGAATGACAAAAATGAATGATAATATTATCCCTTTTGGAAAAACTGCAGAGCAAATTATTCTTGATGCTGTTTCGGAATATGATTACCCTGTATGTTTTGATTTCCCTTCGGGACACATTGATAATAATTTAGCTCTAAAACTCGGAGCATATGTTCGATTAGATGTCGGAAAAGATACATTACTACACTATGAATAA
- the metG gene encoding methionine--tRNA ligase, producing MTKKRYTVTSALPYANGPLHIGHIAGAYLPADIYVRYRRAKQQDVVFICGSDEHGAAITLRAKKEGVEPQEIVDRYHELNKESFADFGIDFDIYHRTSDPLHHKTSQDFFSELNKKGAFTQKISEQFYDEEHSQFLADRYIVGSCPKCGYDSAYGDQCEKCGSALSPSELLNPKSTLSGNKPVKKETKHWYLPMQDHADWLKNWIENGELDGVQKHDPSQWRSQVIGQCKSWIDGGLRERAMTRDLDWGVKVPIKGEDGKVLYVWLDAPIGYISATKQWAKDNGKEWADYWQNDAELIHFIGKDNIVFHAIIFPILLKVHGGFVLPKNVPANEFLNLEGQKLSTSRNWAIWLHEYLKDFEGQQDVLRYALCSTAPESKDTDFTWSDFQTRNNSELVGIFGNFINRVVVLTNKYWEGKVPARHELDNYDQSILDEMNDFPQKIGELIEKYKLREALTELMNLARLGNKYLADTEPWKLKKTDEKRTETILNIALQIANHLMVLSEPFLPFTSNKMHKILQLKKSSWDEIMSVDAGHQIGKASLLFSKIEDVQIEQQMAKLGNE from the coding sequence ATGACAAAAAAGCGCTACACCGTAACTTCAGCATTGCCCTATGCTAATGGACCTTTACATATTGGGCATATTGCTGGCGCCTACCTTCCAGCTGATATTTATGTGAGGTATAGAAGGGCAAAACAACAAGATGTAGTGTTTATTTGTGGTTCGGATGAACATGGAGCTGCCATTACACTTCGAGCTAAAAAAGAAGGCGTTGAGCCTCAAGAAATTGTTGACAGATATCACGAATTGAATAAAGAGTCATTTGCCGATTTTGGCATTGATTTTGATATTTATCACAGAACGTCTGACCCCTTACATCATAAAACCTCTCAAGATTTTTTTAGTGAACTTAACAAAAAAGGTGCATTTACTCAGAAAATATCGGAGCAATTTTATGATGAAGAACATTCACAATTTTTAGCCGATCGCTATATAGTAGGAAGCTGTCCTAAGTGTGGTTATGACTCAGCTTATGGTGATCAATGTGAAAAATGTGGATCAGCCCTCAGTCCTTCCGAATTGCTAAACCCAAAATCTACTTTGAGTGGTAATAAGCCAGTAAAGAAAGAAACAAAACATTGGTATTTACCTATGCAAGACCATGCCGATTGGCTTAAAAATTGGATTGAAAATGGTGAGCTTGATGGAGTGCAAAAACACGATCCAAGTCAATGGCGTTCGCAAGTAATTGGTCAATGCAAATCTTGGATTGATGGCGGACTTAGAGAGCGTGCGATGACGCGAGATTTAGATTGGGGAGTAAAAGTGCCCATAAAAGGGGAGGATGGAAAGGTGTTGTATGTTTGGCTCGATGCACCAATTGGATATATTTCAGCTACTAAACAATGGGCTAAGGATAATGGTAAAGAGTGGGCAGATTATTGGCAAAATGATGCTGAACTTATCCACTTCATTGGTAAAGACAATATTGTTTTTCATGCTATAATTTTCCCAATACTGCTAAAAGTACATGGAGGTTTTGTGTTGCCTAAAAATGTTCCAGCTAATGAGTTTTTAAATCTTGAGGGGCAAAAACTATCAACCTCAAGGAATTGGGCAATTTGGCTACATGAGTACCTGAAAGACTTTGAGGGGCAGCAGGATGTTTTGAGGTATGCATTATGCTCAACAGCTCCTGAATCAAAAGACACCGATTTCACTTGGTCTGATTTTCAGACAAGAAATAACAGTGAGCTTGTAGGTATTTTTGGCAATTTCATCAACAGAGTGGTTGTTCTTACTAATAAATATTGGGAAGGAAAAGTTCCTGCAAGACATGAACTAGATAATTACGACCAATCTATCCTGGACGAGATGAATGATTTTCCCCAAAAAATTGGTGAGTTAATAGAGAAATATAAGCTAAGAGAGGCGTTGACAGAGCTTATGAATCTTGCTCGATTGGGAAATAAATACTTGGCAGATACTGAGCCCTGGAAATTGAAAAAAACAGATGAAAAACGAACCGAAACAATACTAAACATCGCTTTACAAATAGCTAATCATTTAATGGTGTTGTCAGAGCCATTCTTGCCTTTTACATCAAATAAAATGCATAAAATTCTTCAGCTTAAAAAGTCATCCTGGGATGAAATCATGTCCGTTGATGCTGGTCATCAAATAGGAAAAGCTAGCTTGTTATTCTCTAAAATTGAGGATGTGCAAATCGAGCAGCAAATGGCAAAACTTGGAAATGAATAA
- a CDS encoding T9SS type A sorting domain-containing protein, translating to MKKLLLLSLFLVSQVVFGQCDGRYQDEIFSNISKTTVEYTDVYDWSSSDSGLDMDIYQAVGDTATNRPLIVFAHGGVYVAGNKDNPPMISLCEAFAKPCYFTASIQYRLTSTVSLISPNASEILTQTVINSISDMKAAVRFFRKDFSENGNSYGINPDQIFVGGYSAGAVTAVHLSAVDSDDIPNDLQEFFDNSGGIEGNSGNEGYSSEVIGAISLAGAIQSLAFFDSEDEPIVSVHASDDNTVSYECDNALGNDAFPILCGSGEIHTTLETLGVQNDLYTFNSGGHAAPITNISQTAVPFISDFLYNIICETVSVDAVGLTSTKIYPNPTTEVLNIDSDVEFDRIVIFDNFGRKVMQSKIRDLQSKISTKVLTNGLYYLQIFNQSSLLSSEKVIKTSLN from the coding sequence ATGAAAAAATTATTACTACTAAGTCTATTTTTAGTCTCACAAGTTGTTTTTGGACAATGTGATGGGAGATATCAGGATGAAATTTTTTCAAACATTTCAAAAACTACAGTTGAATATACTGACGTTTATGATTGGTCATCCTCTGACTCTGGTTTGGACATGGATATTTATCAAGCTGTGGGCGATACTGCTACCAATCGACCATTGATTGTTTTTGCTCATGGCGGAGTTTATGTTGCTGGAAATAAAGATAACCCTCCTATGATAAGTCTTTGTGAAGCCTTTGCCAAGCCATGCTATTTTACTGCTTCAATTCAATACAGGCTAACCTCAACGGTTAGTTTGATTTCACCCAACGCCTCAGAAATATTGACGCAAACCGTGATAAACTCTATTTCAGACATGAAGGCTGCAGTTAGATTTTTCAGAAAAGATTTTTCAGAAAACGGAAATAGCTATGGTATTAATCCAGATCAGATTTTTGTGGGTGGCTATTCGGCAGGAGCTGTAACTGCGGTTCATTTGTCTGCAGTAGATAGTGATGATATTCCTAATGATCTTCAAGAGTTTTTTGATAATTCTGGAGGTATTGAGGGTAATAGCGGTAACGAAGGCTATTCTTCAGAAGTAATTGGAGCAATAAGTTTGGCAGGAGCTATACAATCCTTAGCTTTTTTTGATTCAGAGGATGAGCCAATAGTTAGTGTGCATGCCTCAGATGACAATACCGTAAGTTATGAATGCGACAATGCATTAGGAAACGATGCTTTTCCGATTTTATGTGGCTCAGGAGAAATTCACACTACACTTGAAACATTGGGCGTACAGAATGACTTATACACCTTTAACTCTGGAGGACATGCTGCTCCAATTACTAATATTTCTCAAACAGCAGTTCCATTCATAAGCGATTTTCTATATAATATCATTTGCGAAACAGTTTCAGTGGATGCTGTAGGATTAACCTCAACAAAAATTTATCCCAATCCAACAACTGAAGTATTAAATATTGATAGTGATGTCGAATTTGATAGGATTGTGATTTTTGATAATTTTGGAAGAAAGGTAATGCAGTCGAAAATAAGAGATTTACAGTCAAAAATATCCACCAAAGTTTTGACCAATGGCCTGTATTATTTGCAGATTTTCAACCAATCTAGCTTGCTAAGTAGTGAAAAGGTTATCAAAACTTCACTCAATTAA
- a CDS encoding YraN family protein → MNKAHELGKEGESLAKNYLSQKKFNILHSNWRWEKAEIDIIAEHNTQLVFIEVKTRRNLRFGNPSEFVSFRKQELMRDAAEAYLELYKLNNEIRFDIIGIVLNSRGEKIEHIQNAF, encoded by the coding sequence ATGAATAAAGCCCATGAGCTAGGAAAAGAAGGAGAATCACTAGCTAAAAACTACTTAAGCCAAAAAAAATTTAACATACTGCACTCTAATTGGCGATGGGAAAAAGCTGAAATCGATATAATTGCTGAACACAACACTCAATTAGTGTTTATTGAAGTTAAAACTAGAAGAAACTTAAGGTTTGGAAATCCATCAGAATTTGTCAGTTTTAGAAAACAAGAGCTCATGAGGGATGCTGCTGAAGCCTACCTTGAACTGTATAAATTAAACAATGAAATACGTTTTGATATAATTGGTATTGTACTCAATTCCAGAGGAGAAAAGATTGAACACATACAAAACGCCTTTTAA